In a genomic window of Pseudomonas putida:
- the fabG gene encoding 3-oxoacyl-ACP reductase FabG, with product MTEFVLVTGSSRGIGRAIALRLAQAGHDIVLHCRSGVADAEAVRVEIEALGRQARILQFDVSDRAACKAALEADVENHGAYYGVVLNAGLTRDGAFPALSEDDWDVVMRTNLDGFYNVLHPVMMPMIRRRAAGRIVCITSVSGLIGNRGQVNYSASKAGLIGAAKALATELAKRKITVNCVAPGLIDTAMLDENVPVEELMKMIPAQRMGTPEEVAGAVNFLMSAEASYITRQVLAVNGGLC from the coding sequence ATGACTGAATTCGTACTGGTCACCGGTTCCAGCCGTGGCATCGGCCGCGCCATCGCCCTGCGCCTGGCCCAGGCCGGGCATGACATCGTGCTGCATTGCCGCAGCGGCGTGGCGGATGCCGAGGCCGTTCGAGTCGAAATCGAGGCTTTGGGCCGCCAGGCGCGCATCCTGCAGTTCGATGTGTCCGACCGTGCCGCCTGCAAGGCCGCCCTCGAAGCCGATGTGGAAAACCACGGCGCCTATTACGGCGTGGTACTCAACGCCGGCCTGACGCGTGACGGTGCTTTTCCGGCGCTGAGCGAGGATGATTGGGATGTGGTGATGCGCACTAACCTGGACGGCTTCTACAACGTGCTGCACCCGGTGATGATGCCGATGATCCGTCGTCGCGCCGCCGGGCGGATTGTCTGCATCACCTCGGTGTCGGGGCTGATCGGCAACCGTGGCCAGGTCAACTACAGCGCCTCCAAGGCCGGGTTGATCGGCGCGGCCAAGGCCTTGGCCACCGAATTGGCCAAACGCAAGATTACCGTCAACTGTGTCGCCCCCGGCCTGATCGACACAGCGATGCTCGATGAAAACGTGCCGGTGGAAGAACTGATGAAAATGATTCCCGCACAACGCATGGGCACCCCGGAAGAGGTGGCCGGCGCGGTGAATTTCCTGATGTCGGCGGAAGCGTCGTACATCACTCGCCAGGTGCTGGCCGTCAACGGAGGCCTGTGCTGA
- the hemE gene encoding uroporphyrinogen decarboxylase → MTALKNDRFLRALLKQPVDVTPVWMMRQAGRYLPEYRASRAKAGDFMSLCMNPSFACEVTMQPLDRYPQLDAAILFSDILTIPDAMGQGLYFETGEGPRFKKVVSTLADIEALPIPDPQKDLGYVMDAVSTIRRELNGRVPLIGFSGSPWTLATYMVEGGSSKDYRKTKTMLYDNPQALHLLLDKLAQTVTSYLNGQIMAGAQAVQIFDSWGGALSAAAYQEFSLAYMRKIVSGLIREHEGRKVPVILFTKSGGLWLESIADAGADALGLDWTCDIGSARARVGDKVALQGNMDPTVLYAKPEAIRTEVGRILASYGKGSGHVFNLGHGITPEVDPEHAGAFLRAVHELSAQYHE, encoded by the coding sequence ATGACTGCCCTGAAGAACGACCGATTCCTGCGCGCCCTGCTCAAGCAACCCGTAGACGTCACTCCCGTGTGGATGATGCGTCAGGCCGGACGCTACCTGCCTGAATACCGCGCCAGCCGCGCCAAGGCCGGCGATTTCATGAGCCTGTGCATGAACCCGTCGTTCGCCTGCGAAGTCACGATGCAGCCGCTGGACCGTTATCCACAACTGGATGCGGCGATCCTCTTCTCCGACATCCTGACCATCCCCGACGCCATGGGTCAGGGTCTGTATTTCGAAACCGGCGAAGGTCCGCGCTTCAAGAAGGTCGTCAGCACCCTGGCCGACATCGAAGCCCTGCCGATTCCCGATCCGCAGAAAGACCTGGGCTACGTGATGGACGCGGTCAGCACCATCCGCCGCGAACTCAATGGCCGTGTGCCGCTGATCGGCTTCTCTGGCAGCCCATGGACTTTGGCCACCTACATGGTCGAAGGCGGTTCGTCGAAAGACTATCGCAAGACCAAAACCATGCTCTACGACAACCCGCAAGCCTTGCACCTGCTGCTGGATAAGCTCGCGCAGACCGTCACCAGCTACCTCAACGGCCAGATCATGGCCGGCGCGCAAGCGGTGCAGATCTTCGACAGCTGGGGCGGCGCGCTCTCGGCGGCGGCGTATCAGGAGTTCTCCCTGGCCTACATGCGCAAAATCGTCAGCGGCCTGATCCGCGAGCACGAAGGCCGCAAGGTTCCGGTGATCCTGTTCACCAAGAGCGGTGGTCTGTGGCTGGAAAGCATCGCCGACGCTGGCGCCGATGCTTTGGGCCTGGACTGGACGTGCGATATCGGCAGCGCCCGCGCCCGTGTCGGTGACAAGGTTGCCCTGCAAGGCAACATGGACCCGACCGTGCTCTACGCCAAGCCTGAAGCGATCCGCACCGAAGTCGGGCGTATCCTCGCCAGCTACGGCAAGGGCAGTGGCCACGTGTTCAACCTGGGTCATGGCATCACCCCGGAAGTCGATCCGGAGCATGCGGGCGCGTTCCTGCGCGCGGTGCATGAGTTGTCGGCGCAGTATCACGAGTAA
- a CDS encoding LysR family transcriptional regulator: protein MELRHLRYFIAVAEELHFGRAAQALGISQPPLSQQIQALEQELGARLFERTNRRVELSEAGRLFLEEARLVLAQVDKAADVARRAQLGELGELKIGFTSSAPFNSTIPQAIFAFRQRFPAVHLNLREMSSTQVADALVDESIEVGIMRPLGLPDSLSVVELMREPLVAVLSSKDPLVEGSEEGIYLSELALEPFVFFPRSYGSGLYAQLLSLARDAGFSPHFAQEAGEAMTIIGLVAAGLGVSVLPASYRRMRIDGVVYRPLLDPAAVSAVWLVQRKDQKSAMARAFVELLTRKVEPLKG from the coding sequence ATGGAATTGCGTCACCTGCGCTACTTCATCGCCGTCGCCGAAGAACTGCACTTCGGCCGCGCCGCACAGGCGCTGGGCATCTCCCAGCCGCCATTGAGCCAGCAGATTCAAGCACTGGAGCAGGAGCTTGGCGCGCGGCTTTTCGAACGTACCAATCGTCGGGTCGAGCTGAGCGAGGCGGGCCGGTTGTTTCTGGAAGAAGCGCGGCTGGTGCTGGCGCAGGTCGACAAGGCGGCGGATGTCGCGCGGCGGGCGCAGTTGGGCGAGCTGGGCGAATTGAAGATCGGCTTCACCTCGTCGGCACCGTTCAACTCGACCATTCCCCAGGCGATCTTCGCGTTTCGCCAGCGCTTCCCGGCGGTGCATCTGAATCTGCGGGAAATGAGCAGTACGCAAGTGGCGGATGCGCTGGTGGATGAGTCGATCGAAGTCGGGATCATGCGGCCGCTGGGGCTGCCTGATTCACTCAGCGTGGTCGAACTGATGCGTGAGCCATTGGTCGCGGTGCTCAGCTCCAAAGACCCGTTGGTGGAGGGCAGTGAAGAGGGGATATACCTGTCCGAGCTGGCCCTCGAACCCTTCGTGTTTTTCCCACGCAGCTACGGCAGCGGGCTGTACGCTCAGCTACTGAGCCTGGCGCGGGATGCGGGGTTCAGCCCGCACTTTGCGCAAGAGGCCGGCGAGGCGATGACGATCATCGGGCTGGTGGCGGCGGGGCTGGGAGTGTCGGTGTTGCCGGCGTCGTATCGACGGATGCGCATCGATGGCGTGGTCTATCGGCCATTGCTCGATCCGGCGGCGGTGTCGGCGGTGTGGCTGGTGCAACGCAAGGACCAGAAGTCGGCGATGGCGCGGGCGTTTGTGGAGTTGTTGACGAGGAAGGTCGAACCGCTGAAAGGGTGA
- a CDS encoding MFS transporter, producing the protein MTPAAQGDVAAELAQIYIEKGTPAFMRTVLALFSGGFATFALLYCVQPMMPMLSQEYSINAAQSSLILSVATGLLAFGLLITGPLSDRLGRKPVMVAALFCAALCTMASAMMPSWHGVLIMRALIGLSLSGLAAVAMTYLSEEIHPQHLGLAMGLYIAGNAIGGMSGRLITGVLIDFISWHTAMLVIGGLALIAATVFWRILPESRNFRSRSLHPRSLLDGFTMHFRDAGLPLLFLEAFVLMGAFVTLFNYVGYRLLAEPYHLEQAFVGLLSLVYLSGIYSSAKIGSLADKLGRRKVLWSTIVLMIAGLALTMFTPLPLVIFGMLVFTFGFFGAHSVASSWIGRRATKAKGQASSLYLFSYYAGSSVAGTAGGVFWHLGGWNGIGLFIGALLLVALGVALKLAKLPPLGGVKA; encoded by the coding sequence ATCACCCCCGCCGCCCAAGGCGATGTTGCCGCCGAGCTGGCGCAGATCTACATCGAAAAAGGCACGCCGGCGTTCATGCGTACGGTGCTGGCGCTGTTCTCTGGCGGCTTCGCGACCTTCGCCCTGCTCTACTGCGTGCAGCCGATGATGCCGATGCTGTCCCAGGAATATTCGATCAATGCGGCGCAGAGCAGCCTGATTCTCTCGGTGGCCACGGGCCTGCTCGCCTTCGGCCTGCTGATCACCGGCCCGCTGTCCGATCGGCTCGGGCGCAAGCCGGTGATGGTCGCGGCGCTGTTTTGTGCGGCGCTGTGCACCATGGCCAGCGCGATGATGCCGAGCTGGCATGGGGTGTTGATCATGCGCGCGCTGATCGGTTTGTCCCTGAGTGGTCTGGCGGCGGTCGCGATGACGTATCTGAGCGAAGAGATTCACCCGCAACACCTTGGACTGGCGATGGGGTTGTACATCGCGGGCAACGCCATCGGCGGCATGAGCGGACGCTTGATCACCGGGGTACTGATCGACTTCATCAGCTGGCACACGGCGATGCTGGTGATCGGTGGCCTGGCGCTGATCGCCGCGACAGTGTTCTGGCGGATCCTCCCCGAGTCGCGCAACTTCCGCTCCCGCTCGCTGCACCCACGCAGCCTGCTGGACGGCTTCACCATGCACTTTCGCGACGCCGGCCTGCCGCTGCTGTTCCTGGAGGCCTTTGTGCTGATGGGCGCGTTCGTCACCCTGTTCAACTATGTCGGCTACCGCTTGCTGGCCGAGCCGTACCACCTGGAGCAAGCCTTCGTCGGCCTGCTGTCGCTGGTGTACCTGTCGGGCATCTACAGCTCGGCGAAAATCGGCTCGCTGGCCGACAAGCTGGGGCGGCGCAAAGTACTGTGGAGCACCATCGTGCTGATGATTGCAGGCCTTGCGCTGACCATGTTCACACCACTGCCGCTGGTGATCTTCGGCATGCTGGTGTTCACCTTCGGCTTCTTCGGCGCACACTCGGTGGCCAGCAGTTGGATCGGCCGCCGCGCCACCAAGGCCAAGGGGCAGGCTTCGTCGCTGTATCTGTTCAGCTACTACGCGGGCTCAAGTGTTGCCGGTACGGCGGGTGGGGTGTTCTGGCATCTGGGCGGGTGGAATGGCATTGGATTGTTCATTGGCGCGTTGCTGCTGGTGGCGTTGGGGGTGGCGTTAAAGCTGGCGAAGTTGCCGCCGTTGGGTGGCGTCAAGGCCTGA
- a CDS encoding DUF6124 family protein has product MTHSPSPIFLIAPDIDNHTLLEYACVSLASASAMASDFARDLKGPQGQVLLGIQQSIMLGELAVNRALDNLDQP; this is encoded by the coding sequence ATGACCCATTCGCCCAGCCCGATCTTCCTCATCGCCCCCGACATCGACAACCACACGCTGCTCGAATACGCCTGCGTCTCCCTGGCTTCCGCCAGTGCCATGGCCAGTGACTTCGCCCGAGACCTGAAAGGGCCGCAGGGGCAGGTACTGTTGGGGATTCAGCAGTCGATCATGCTCGGAGAACTGGCGGTGAACCGGGCACTGGATAACCTCGATCAGCCATAA
- a CDS encoding beta-ketoacyl-ACP synthase, producing MKRVVVTGMAGITSLGSDWDSIAGHFAANRSGIRRMDEWDRFTELNTRLAGPIDDFKVPAHWTRKQLRSMGRVSRLAVGASEMALADAGLLGDDMIKDGRMGVACGSSTGSTDEIKAFGNMLLNSVAEGLNANSYVRMMPHTTAANISIFFGLTGRLIPTSSACTSGSQGIGYAYEAIKFGRLPLMLAGGAEELCPTEAMVFDALYATSLKNDTPHLSPRPYDTGRDGLVIGEGAGMLVLEELEHALARGARIHAEIVGFGSNADGQHTTRPEQVTMRRAMELALEDAGLAPSAIGYVNGHGTATEQGDIAETLATSSLFGEHMPISSQKSFLGHTLGACGALESWFSIEMLNRDLYVHTLNLDEVDPNCGKLDYLRGEFRQMSHQFVMNNNFAFGGVNTSLIFKRWA from the coding sequence ATGAAACGCGTGGTCGTCACCGGCATGGCCGGCATCACCTCTCTGGGCAGCGACTGGGACAGCATCGCCGGCCACTTCGCGGCCAACCGCAGTGGCATCCGCCGGATGGACGAGTGGGATCGCTTCACCGAACTCAACACTCGCCTGGCCGGGCCCATCGATGACTTCAAGGTGCCGGCCCACTGGACCCGCAAACAACTGCGCAGCATGGGCCGGGTTTCGCGGCTGGCTGTAGGCGCATCGGAAATGGCGTTGGCCGACGCAGGCTTGCTGGGTGACGACATGATCAAGGACGGGCGCATGGGCGTTGCCTGCGGCTCCTCCACCGGCAGCACCGACGAGATCAAGGCGTTCGGCAACATGCTGCTCAACTCGGTGGCTGAAGGCCTGAACGCCAACTCCTACGTGCGCATGATGCCGCACACCACGGCGGCCAATATCAGCATCTTCTTCGGCCTCACCGGTCGCCTGATCCCCACCTCCAGCGCCTGCACCAGCGGCAGCCAGGGCATCGGCTATGCCTACGAGGCGATCAAGTTCGGTCGCCTGCCGCTGATGCTCGCTGGCGGTGCCGAAGAGCTGTGCCCGACCGAAGCCATGGTGTTCGATGCGCTCTACGCCACCAGCCTGAAAAACGACACCCCGCACCTGTCCCCGCGCCCCTACGACACCGGTCGTGACGGCCTGGTGATCGGTGAAGGCGCCGGCATGCTGGTGCTGGAAGAACTGGAACACGCCCTGGCACGAGGTGCGCGCATCCACGCGGAAATCGTCGGCTTCGGCAGCAATGCCGACGGCCAGCACACCACCCGCCCCGAGCAGGTCACCATGCGCCGGGCCATGGAACTGGCCCTGGAAGACGCCGGCCTTGCGCCATCGGCCATCGGCTACGTCAACGGCCACGGCACCGCCACCGAACAGGGCGACATCGCCGAAACCCTGGCCACCAGCAGCCTGTTCGGCGAACACATGCCCATCAGTTCGCAAAAAAGTTTCCTCGGCCATACCCTCGGCGCCTGTGGTGCACTGGAGTCCTGGTTCAGCATCGAAATGCTCAACCGCGACCTGTACGTGCACACCCTCAACCTCGACGAAGTCGACCCCAACTGCGGCAAGCTCGATTATCTGCGCGGCGAGTTCCGGCAGATGAGTCATCAGTTCGTGATGAACAATAATTTTGCGTTTGGCGGGGTGAATACGTCGCTGATCTTCAAGCGTTGGGCGTAA
- a CDS encoding hotdog family protein has translation MIDWPLAELLPHAGDMILIDRILAFDAEQIHTGLTVKPTGLFNRPDGSLPAWVGIELMAQSVAAFAGCHARQRGDEVELGFLLGSRKFECNVESFPAGTELNIHGLRSLEDDNGMGVFECHIHGPGIHASARLNVYRPPQATQYLHEPQGTSQGTQA, from the coding sequence ATGATTGACTGGCCGCTCGCCGAACTGCTGCCCCACGCCGGCGATATGATCCTCATCGACCGGATCCTGGCGTTCGACGCGGAGCAGATTCACACCGGCCTTACGGTCAAGCCGACCGGGCTGTTCAATCGCCCCGATGGCAGCCTGCCCGCCTGGGTGGGCATCGAACTGATGGCCCAGAGCGTCGCCGCCTTCGCCGGTTGCCATGCGCGCCAGCGCGGTGATGAAGTGGAACTGGGCTTCCTGCTCGGCAGCCGCAAGTTCGAGTGCAACGTCGAGAGTTTCCCCGCCGGCACCGAGCTGAACATCCATGGCTTGCGCTCGCTGGAAGACGACAACGGCATGGGGGTTTTCGAATGCCACATCCATGGGCCGGGCATTCACGCCAGTGCCCGCCTGAACGTGTATCGCCCGCCCCAGGCCACGCAATATCTCCATGAACCCCAAGGCACTTCACAAGGAACGCAGGCATGA